The segment AGCCTTAGTTACAGTAAATCATAATTGTGTTACTGTGTGTATTGCGATGACTTTGTTAATTTCTTGTCATCTTCATTGCAGTAAGGTGGAAATTGGTGTGACATCTGATGGGAAGACCATAGTGTGCTACCATCCCTCTCAGGATGTTCCTTATGAACTTACCCAGGTAATAAATTAGAACTTGGATTTGCCGATACTGAAGTTAACAGAGCTGATGAGGAAAAGGAAACAACTTAAATACTGCATTTGCAAACACAATAAGCCCTGCAGGTTGATCTGTAAAATCATGTCTGTGGGAGGCTGAGATTTCCCTGCCAGCAATATGCCCCTTTTCTCATCATGGTGGCTATTAAATGGCTAAATAAGCCCTGCGATTTGGGTTGAAAAACAGCATAAATGGTCCTTGATTGTTTTGGGCTTTCTTGTGTATTTGTGACACTAGCCCATTCTACGGCCAGACCCCCTGACCAATCCGGCAGAGACGCATGACCAGGTGCTGAAGGCCCACCTTGGCAGGGAGGTGCTGCAGAACAAACAGGCCCCCACCATCGAGGAGCTCAGCAAAATGTTTCACACCACCAAGCACCGCTGGTACCCAGTGGGACAGTAAGTACACCTTCTATGATTGAATCACTTTAGTGATAGTCAGTACTAACTGGGCACTGTCTAAATTATAAAGAGATGCTCAGAAGGGGAAAATTATGTTGTTGATTGCTCAAAGCAGGGCAATAGATAGAAGCCACACCCGTTCCATATTAAATATTGGTACTGAACTCACATGGCACTTCCTTagtattaaaggcccagtgcagtcaaaaatgtaatttcctgtgttttatatatatttccatgcTAAGGTTGGAAGAATGCTGTGAAAATGATAATGCTCTTTTGGTGTAAGACAGCTGTATGAAAAGgtcgcctgaaatttcagcctgttttggcctgcttggtgacatcaccaggtggtaaattagttaatagaccaatatgaAAGAGTTCCAAACGTCTCTACCAATAAGGAGACttctgttttcccctccccactccgacagtcctagcaaaattcttgcttgagaaattgctcttgctAAGAAGctagttttgtttgtttttgacttATTTTGGTTGAAAATTATctcagtaaggtacttaattgttacccagaaatgatttgatattgagataatgTTTGCATTGGGGCTTTTAAGTATCCAAAATGTACCTTATGTTGCTAATTTGTAAATTAATGTATTGAGTGAGAAACTTGCGTGAATGTGGGTACAATCCTCACTCAGTCCTTTTTAAAATCACCTATACAGTACATttgcaagtattcagaccccttccccttttccacattttgttacattacagccttattctacaattgaGGGGGGGAAATACATtttatccatctacacacaataccccataatgacaatgcgagaacaggtttttagaaatgttggcatttttattaaaaacagaaaccttatgtaaataagacccattgctatgagactagaaattgagctcaggtgcattctgcttccattgatcatccttgatgtttctactgcttgattggagtccacctggggtaaatttaattgatgggacatgatttggaaaggaacacacctgtctatataaggtcccacagttgacagtgcatgtcagagcaaaaaccaagccatgaggttgaaggaattgtccgtagagcttcgagacaggattctgttgaggcacagatctcggGAAGGGTACCTAAAcatttctgcagaattgaaggtccccaagaacggagtggcctccatcattcttaaatggaagaagtttggaaccaccaagactcttcctagagctggtcgctcgggcaaactgagcaattgggggagaagggccttagtcagggaggtgaccaagaacccaatggtcactctgccagagctccagagttactctggagaaggagaacctttcagaaggacaaccgtcttggcagtactccaccaatcagggctttatggtggtggccagacggaagccactcctcagtaaaatgtacatgacagtctgcttggagtttgccaaaaggcacctaaaggattcttaggccatgataaacaagattctctggtctgatgaaaccaagattgaactctttggactgaatggcaagcgtcacgtctagaggaaacctggcaccatgcctACGGTGACCCATGGTGGTGGCAGGTTCATACTGtgtagatgtttttcagcggcagggactgggagactagtcatgattgagggaaagatgaacggagcaaagtacagagagatccttgatgaaaacctgctccagagcactcgggacctcagacaggggtgaaggttcaccttccaacaggacaacaaccttaagcacacGGCCAAGACCATGCAGGagtggcatcgggacaagtctctgaatgtccttgagtggccagccagagtccggacttgaacccgaccgaacatctctggagagtcctAAACATCGCTTTGCAGCGacactccctatccaacctgacagagcttgagaggatctgcagagaagaatgggagaaatcccccaaatacaggtgtgccaagcttgtagcgtcatatttAAGTAGActcgaggctataatcgctgccaaaggtgcttcaacaaagtactcagtaaagggtctgaatacttatgtaaatgtaatatttcagatttttttaatttctaaaaacctgtttttgctttgtcattatggggtattgtgtgtagattcgaGAGAATACAGCTTAatcaattttacaataaggctgtactTACTTTCCGAATCCGCTGTATATTGAACATTTTAACTTTCGTTCCTTTTTTTCTTAGGTACCATACACGACGCAGAAAGAGAGATCCCCCAAAAGACAGATAGTTGTTAAGGAGTTTCTTACCTTCAGAATCATTGATACCTTACATAATTATTAGCTTGGCTCACCCCCCAAATCCCGAACTGTTTTTTGGTGTAATTATTTGTGCTGTAAAATAAAATTAACAAATCTGAAGTTGTGCACTTATGTTTTGAAGCAGATTACCAAAACTAtcagtgaaatatatattttccctATTTGCTGAATACCTTGTATTTCATGAACTTCTGGGACATGGTTAGGGTATCTGCATGTTATTGTGGAAGAAGGAGAGCACTGCAAAGGGGACCAGTGTAACGGGAGAAAGACAAAGCTGCAACTGGGACTCAAACTTTGGCTCCTAAGGTGCAGAACAATATTACATTGGTTGTTATAACTGTCCATTTATATGACCATTTCAATTCAGTACATGTCTTTCAAGTTTTTGT is part of the Salvelinus fontinalis isolate EN_2023a chromosome 39, ASM2944872v1, whole genome shotgun sequence genome and harbors:
- the LOC129838407 gene encoding 39S ribosomal protein L42, mitochondrial-like, yielding MAATGHLKRLNCLFTRVSTVTQLKHCTGVVPVLHKSTIHGPSIDDDCKVEIGVTSDGKTIVCYHPSQDVPYELTQPILRPDPLTNPAETHDQVLKAHLGREVLQNKQAPTIEELSKMFHTTKHRWYPVGQYHTRRRKRDPPKDR